The following are from one region of the Anolis carolinensis isolate JA03-04 unplaced genomic scaffold, rAnoCar3.1.pri scaffold_15, whole genome shotgun sequence genome:
- the LOC103281378 gene encoding taste receptor type 1 member 1, translating to MTSKAFVGLLVWILFIRVDDGKADSLAVQFTAPGDFILGGLFALHSQAEFQFRDGRPETHTCYSFYSPGYQQQLAMRFAIDEINNSTALLPGITLGYEIHDTCNDELVTTKLAISFLSEDPSSSLAMQCNYANYKPRVVAVVGPNVSGLSMLVAQILDFLSIPEISAGSSSIKLSDKQLYPSFFRTIPSDQNQADAMVQLLNYFNWNWVAALVTDNEYGHQVLEVFVQLALSKDMCVAYEAIFPRGQDEIQRKQELVKIANQLEVSRINATVIFSHSGEAEELLQVVAGRGITGKVWIASECWSTSSAIALIPNLNKIGTVLGMAVESGEMPGFQEYIQKVLANTELDQKSPNVLEACPECSYLSLANFSKFFEVFNTYKAIYAIAHALHQLLNCSTTHKTCDADRDIYPWQLLEELPKVNFTIESQPVHFSKTGDPPAGYDLLFWDWILPNNHTFAVVGRYDASTHKLNINESKIRWSTENGKAPVSRCTQGCKPGQKRWLRGEHNCCYQCEDCPAGYFQDTNSTFGAEPDECTPCSKNEWSTARSTTCQPRAVEYLEITDLIAIIMMALTVLVFAQMVAVTGIFATYRGTPAMRYVRGFPLQSILFSTTCFCVSFPFFVMKPTKEICKVRQPLFFGSFTLILATLLGKTLQSVGLDQILRRPWVRNHLMVLCIVVNAALQGLLCLFWYYWEPPVLEENTDIERTILLQCHDSKFPGFGILLAHDYCLAVICFACSLVGYNTEKKKDNVAAKSINFAMLLILIIWIIFVPTYSTTKGKFVALFQVFAGLASIFAIFGSYYYPVCYVMLFAPHLNTDNHFCLSQDLPVDKEPSARDSK from the exons atgacttCCAAAGCGTTCGTCGGACTCCTGGTTTGGATCCTTTTTATACGAGTGGACGATGGGAAGGCCGATTCTTTGGCCGTCCAATTCACGGCTCCGGGAGACTTCATCCTTGGAGGTTTGTTTGCATTGCACTCCCAAGCCGAGTTCCAGTTCCGTGACGGCAGGCCGGAAACTCACACCTGTTACAG CTTCTACTCGCCTGGCTACCAACAGCAGCTTGCCATGCGTTTTGCCATTGACGAAATCAACAACTCAACCGCTCTGCTCCCCGGCATCACTCTCGGCTACGAAATCCACGACACTTGCAATGATGAACTTGTAACTACCAAGCTAGCCATCTCCTTCCTTTCTGAGGATCCCAGCAGCAGCCTTGCCATGCAGTGCAACTACGCCAACTACAAGCCTCGGGTCGTGGCCGTGGTTGGCCCCAACGTTTCCGGGCTGAGCATGTTGGTGGCTCAAATCTTGGATTTCCTCTCCATCCCTGAG ATAAGCGCTGGaagttctagcatcaagcttagTGACAAGCAACTTTACCCGTCCTTTTTCCGAACCATCCCCAGCGACCAAAACCAAGCAGATGCCATGGTCCAACTCCTGAACTATTTCAACTGGAACTGGGTGGCCGCTTTGGTCACGGACAATGAATACGGCCACCAGGTCCTGGAGGTCTTTGTCCAGTTGGCTCTCTCCAAGGACATGTGCGTGGCCTACGAAGCCATCTTCCCACGCGGTCAGGATGAAATTCAGAGAAAGCAAGAGCTTGTCAAAATAGCAAATCAGCTGGAAGTATCCCGCATCAACGCGACTGTCATCTTCTCACACTCCGGCGAAGCTGAGGAACTGCTCCAAGTCGTGGCTGGAAGGGGGATCACCGGCAAAGTGTGGATCGCCAGCGAATGTTGGTCGACTTCCTCCGCTATTGCGCTCATCCCGAACCTGAACAAGATCGGCACGGTCCTTGGCATGGCTGTAGAAAGCGGGGAGATGCCCGGCTTCCAGGAATATATCCAGAAGGTCCTCGCGAATACTGAACTGGACCAGAAGAGTCCCAACGTTCTCGAGGCCTGCCCTGAATGCAGCTATCTCAGCCTGGCCAATTTCTCCAAGTTCTTCGAGGTGTTCAACACCTACAAGGCCATCTACGCCATCGCCCACGCTCTCCACCAACTGCTGAATTGCAGCACAACCCACAAGACGTGTGACGCAGACCGAGACATCTATCCTTGGCAA CTTCTGGAGGAACTACCGAAGGTCAACTTCACCATCGAGTCTCAGCCGGTTCATTTCAGCAAGACAGGAGACCCACCAGCAGGTTACGATCTCCTCTTCTGGGACTGGATCCTGCCCAACAACCATACGTTTGCGGTCGTTGGCAGATACGACGCCTCGACGCACAAACTCAATATCAATGAGTCGAAGATCCGCTGGAGCACAGAGAACGGGAAG GCCCCTGTCTCGAGATGCACACAGGGATGTAAGCCGGGGCAGAAGCGGTGGCTGAGAGGCGAGCACAACTGCTGTTACCAATGCGAGGACTGCCCAGCTGGTTACTTCCAGGATACAAACAGTACGTTTGGGGCAG AGCCAGATGAATGTACTCCATGCTCGAAAAACGAGTGGTCTACCGCGCGGAGCACCACATGCCAGCCGAGAGCGGTCGAGTATCTCGAAATCACCGATCTCATTGCCATCATCATGATGGCGCTGACGGTGCTGGTCTTTGCTCAGATGGTTGCCGTGACCGGGATTTTTGCCACGTACCGGGGCACCCCGGCCATGCGCTACGTGCGTGGCTTCCCGCTGCAATCCATCCTGTTCTCCACCACGTGCTTTTGCGTCAGCTTCCCGTTTTTCGTCATGAAGCCCACGAAGGAGATCTGCAAAGTCCGGCAGCCCCTCTTCTTTGGCAGCTTCACCCTCATCTTAGCCACGTTGCTTGGCAAGACTCTCCAAAGCGTAGGACTCGACCAAATCTTGAGGCGGCCTTGGGTGAGGAACCACTTGATGGTCCTCTGCATTGTGGTCAACGCGGCTCTCCAAGGTCTCCTCTGTCTCTTCTGGTACTACTGGGAGCCTCCCGTCTTGGAGGAGAACACGGACATCGAGAGGACCATCCTGCTCCAGTGCCATGACAGCAAGTTCCCCGGCTTCGGGATCCTTCTCGCCCACGACTATTGCCTGGCCGTCATTTGCTTCGCGTGCTCTCTTGTGGGCTACAACACCGAGAAGAAGAAGGACAACGTCGCCGCCAAGTCCATCAACTTCGCCATgctcctcatcctcatcatctgGATCATCTTCGTCCCCACCTATTCCACCACCAAAGGCAAATTTGTCGCCTTgttccaggtctttgcaggcctGGCGAGCATCTTTGCCATCTTTGGCTCCTACTACTACCCGGTGTGTTACGTCATGCTCTTTGCGCCTCACTTGAACACCGACAACCACTTCTGCCTGTCCCAGGACCTTCCCGTGGACAAGGAACCGAGCGCCAGAGACAGCAAATAA